A window of the Cicer arietinum cultivar CDC Frontier isolate Library 1 chromosome 6, Cicar.CDCFrontier_v2.0, whole genome shotgun sequence genome harbors these coding sequences:
- the LOC101492840 gene encoding sugar transport protein 10-like, whose translation MAGGVLVASKNGRQYEGKVTSFVLVTCLVAAMGGLLFGYDLGITGGVTSMEPFLVKFFPGVYKQMKDESGHESQYCKFDNELLTLFTSSLYLAALIASFFASTTTRMFGRKASMFAGGLFFLVGALLNGFAVNIEMLILGRLLLGFGVGYCNQSVPVYLSEMAPTQIRGALNIGFQMMITIGILGANLINYWTAKLESGWRISLGIGAVPAIMLCIGSFFLGDTPNSMIERGQKEGAKKMLQKIRGIDNVDEEFQDLIDACEEAKKVEHPWKNITQPRYRPQLTFCSLIPFFQQLTGINVIMFYAPVLFKTLGFGNDASLMSAVITGGVNVVATFVSIFIVDKFGRRILFLEGGVQMFICQIVVGSMIAIKFGVSGEGSFTKNEANLLLFFICAYVAAFAWSWGPLGWLVPSEICSLEVRSAGQATNVAVNMLFTFAIAQIFLTMLCHLKFGLFFFFAGFVLIMTIFIALFLPETNSVPIEEMNKVWKSHWFWTKFVPHVVTDNDHKVDA comes from the exons ATGGCTGGTGGAGTCTTAGTTGCTTCAAAAAATGGAAGGCAATATGAAGGGAAGGTCACATCATTTGTGTTGGTCACATGTTTGGTGGCGGCCATGGGAGGTCTACTTTTTGGTTATGATCTTGGTATTACAGGAGGAGTGACTTCCATGGAACCATTCCTTGTCAAATTCTTCCCTGGTGTTTACAAGCAAATGAAAGATGAATCTGGGCACGAGAGCCAATATTGCAAATTTGACAACGAGCTCCTTACTTTGTTCACATCTTCCTTGTATCTTGCAGCATTAATAGCTTCTTTCTTTGCTTCCACGACTACAAGAATGTTTGGACGTAAGGCCTCAATGTTTGCGGGTGGCTTGTTTTTCCTTGTTGGGGCTTTGTTGAATGGTTTTGCTGTCAACATTGAAATGCTTATCCTCGGTCGCCTATTGCTTGGTTTCGGTGTAGGATATTGTAATCAG TCTGTTCCAGTGTATTTGTCTGAAATGGCTCCAACACAGATCAGAGGTGCACTCAACATTGGCTTCCAAATGATGATCACAATTGGAATCCTAGGTGCAAATCTTATCAACTACTGGACTGCCAAACTTGAGAGTGGATGGAGAATTTCTTTGGGTATTGGAGCCGTCCCAGCAATCATGTTGTGTATAGGATCTTTTTTCTTAGGTGACACACCAAACTCTATGATTGAAAGGGGCCAAAAAGAAGGAGCTAAGAAAATGCTGCAAAAGATTCGTGGCATTGATAATGTTGATGAGGAGTTCCAAGACCTAATTGATGCTTGCGAGGAAGCCAAAAAGGTGGAGCACCCGTGGAAGAATATTACACAACCAAGATACAGGCCTCAACTCACTTTTTGCTCTCTCATTCCATTCTTCCAACAACTCACCGGCATCAATGTTATCATGTTTTATGCACCTGTGCTTTTCAAAACTCTTGGTTTTGGAAACGATGCTTCGCTCATGTCCGCAGTAATTACCGGAGGTGTCAACGTTGTTGCTACTTTTGTTTCCATCTTCATTGTGGACAAGTTTGGAAGAAGGATTTTGTTCCTTGAAGGTGGTGTCCAAATGTTTATTTGCCAG ATTGTTGTTGGAAGCATGATTGCTATCAAGTTTGGAGTTAGCGGTGAAGGATCGTTTACCAAAAATGAAGCCAATCTTCTCTTGTTCTTTATATGTGCATATGTTGCGGCATTTGCATGGTCTTGGGGTCCGTTGGGATGGTTAGTGCCTAGTGAAATATGCTCTCTTGAGGTTCGATCTGCAGGTCAAGCTACCAATGTTGCTGTGAACATGTTGTTCACCTTTGCCATTGCTCAAATTTTTCTTACTATGCTTTGTCACTTGAAGTTCGgacttttcttcttctttgctGGCTTTGTGCTCATCATGACAATTTTCATTGCCTTGTTTCTGCCCGAGACAAACAGCGTCCCCATTGAAGAAATGAATAAAGTGTGGAAGTCTCATTGGTTTTGGACAAAGTTTGTTCCTCATGTTGTCACTGATAATGACCACAAGGTGGAtgcttga
- the LOC101496131 gene encoding sugar transport protein 11-like, with product MAGGVLVASKNGRHYEGKVTSFVLVTCLVAAMGGLLFGYDLGITGGVTSMEPFLVKFFPGVYKQMKDESGHESQYCKFDNELLTLFTSSLYLAALIASFFASTTTRMFGRKASMFAGGLFFLVGALLNGFAVNIEMLILGRLLLGFGVGYCNQSVPVYLSEMAPTQIRGALNIGFQMMITIGILGANLINYWTAKLESGWRISLGIGAVPAIMLCIGSFFLGDTPNSMIERGQKEGAKKMLQKIRGIDNVDEEFQDLIDACEEAKKVEHPWKNITQPRYRPQLTFCSLIPFFQQLTGINVIMFYAPVLFKTLGFGNDASLMSAVITGGVNVVATFVSIFIVDKSNCCWKHDCYQEHLTDEPPKETNPKFKRWDKKDFMIMAWLWDALTSKISETCMFLNTRKQIWMALEETYSKAKDVSQIYNVKVTTMAAK from the exons ATGGCTGGTGGAGTCTTAGTCGCTTCAAAAAATGGAAGGCATTATGAAGGGAAGGTCACATCATTTGTGTTGGTCACATGTTTGGTGGCGGCCATGGGAGGTCTACTTTTTGGTTATGATCTTGGTATTACAGGAGGAGTGACTTCCATGGAACCATTCCTTGTCAAATTCTTCCCTGGTGTTTACAAGCAAATGAAAGATGAATCTGGGCACGAGAGCCAATATTGCAAATTTGACAACGAGCTCCTTACTTTGTTCACATCTTCCTTGTATCTTGCAGCATTAATAGCTTCTTTCTTTGCTTCCACGACTACAAGAATGTTTGGACGTAAGGCCTCAATGTTTGCGGGTGGCTTGTTTTTCCTTGTTGGGGCTTTGTTGAATGGTTTTGCTGTCAACATTGAAATGCTTATCCTCGGTCGCCTATTGCTTGGTTTCGGTGTAGGATATTGTAATCAG TCTGTTCCAGTGTATTTGTCTGAAATGGCTCCAACACAGATCAGAGGTGCACTCAACATTGGCTTCCAAATGATGATCACAATTGGAATCCTAGGTGCAAATCTTATCAACTACTGGACTGCCAAACTTGAGAGTGGATGGAGAATTTCTTTGGGTATTGGAGCCGTCCCTGCAATCATGTTGTGTATAGGATCTTTTTTCTTAGGTGACACACCAAACTCTATGATTGAAAGGGGCCAAAAAGAAGGAGCTAAGAAAATGTTGCAAAAGATTCGTGGCATTGATAATGTTGATGAGGAGTTCCAAGATCTAATTGATGCTTGCGAGGAAGCCAAAAAGGTGGAGCACCCGTGGAAGAATATTACACAACCAAGATACAGGCCTCAACTCACTTTTTGCTCTCTCATTCCATTCTTCCAACAACTCACCGGCATCAATGTTATCATGTTTTATGCACCTGTGCTTTTCAAAACTCTTGGTTTTGGAAACGATGCTTCGCTCATGTCCGCAGTAATTACCGGAGGTGTCAACGTTGTTGCTACTTTTGTTTCCATCTTCATTGTGGACAAGTCTA ATTGTTGTTGGAAGCATGATTGCTATCAA GAACACTTAACAGATGAACCCCCCAAAGAAACAAATCCCAAATTTAAGAGGTGGGATAAAAAGGATTTTATGATCATGGCATGGTTATGGGACGCATTGACCTCAAAAATCAGTGAAACTTGCATGTTTCTCAACACTAGGAAACAGATTTGGATGGCATTAGAAGAGACTTATTCCAAAGCCAAAGATGTTTCTCAAATATACAATGTGAAGGTGACAACTATGGCTGCTAAATAG